A section of the Oryza sativa Japonica Group chromosome 1, ASM3414082v1 genome encodes:
- the LOC4323884 gene encoding uncharacterized protein isoform X1 codes for MPPPPPPPPPPPPSPPRLPLTAHRLPLPPATSPPASLLLAPRPSPTRALALLFPDSSARLLPSLPPAASLPATAVPSPLAAAACFVLLLPSSHLLFLSAHPSPSSPAAHLRAYSLASGRFSPAPLSFKRQASASGLPLHGLPFGLGVRLAGGVNAVALLSLSAGQIWVLAPGMAADGRTVELHKCAVVELEPSRPVYAMEVAMGRLLLGEAGGLRVFPLQGLMKSGKERQVRKEGAGAAVRKSLHKKNGIRNGFIVPIGHGGSEGGGKREAVSTRKLATLRVKQTSGSYFSFFSSCSSEDHHNSQGAVEVKNVVKVVSIRPLSKDKFLVLDSAGLLHVFSLQNKELLSEATSKRYSGNHTHCLDNAMKVQLFAVFPSSSTKTEIFWISDGGHSIHIMSALDVEPPNSDNGGGDGERESTTIKLTAIEAIFTSEKVQDIVPISKDSVLILGQGNMFLYGTS; via the exons atgccgcctccgcctcctcctccgccgccgccgccgccgtctcctcctcgccttcctctcaccgcccaccgcctccctctcccgcccGCGACCTCGCCCCCCGCCTcgctcctcctcgcgccgcgcccttCCCCCACCCGCGCGCTCGCGCTCCTCTTCCCGGACTcctccgcgcgcctcctcccctccctgccgcccgccgcctcgctccccgccaccgccgtcccctccccgctcgccgctgccgcctgctTCGTGCTCCTGCTGccctcctcccacctcctcttcctctccgcgcacccgtccccttcctcccccgcggcccaccTCCGCGCCTACTCCCTCGCCTCCGGCCGCTTCTCGCCCGCCCCGCTCTCCTTCAAGCGCCAGGCCTCCGCCTCGGGGCTGCCCCTGCACGGCCTCCCGTTCGGCCTCGgcgtccgcctcgccggcggggtCAACGCCGTGGCTCTGCTGTCCCTCTCCGCCGGGCAGATCTGGGTGCTAGCCCCAGGGATGGCTGCGGACGGGCGCACGGTGGAGCTGCACAAGTGCGCGGTCGTCGAGCTCGAGCCGTCGCGGCCGGTGTACGCCATGGAGGTTGCCATGGGGAGGCTGCTCCTCGGTGAGGCTGGTGGTTTGCGCGTGTTCCCGCTACAAGGCTTGATGAAGAGTGGGAAAGAGAGGCAGGTGAGGAAGGAGGGTGCGGGGGCAGCAGTAAGGAAGAGCCTGCACAAGAAGAATGGAATTCGGAATGGTTTTATTGTGCCAATTGGGCATGGCGGTAGCGAGGGAGGTGGCAAACGAGAAGCTGTTTCCACTC GTAAGCTGGCAACTTTGAGAGTAAAACAGACTTCAGGGAGctatttctctttcttttcctcaTGTAGTTCTGAGGATCATCATAACTCACAAGGTGCCGTAGAAGTGAAAAATGTAGTGAAAGTTGTTTCAATCCGTCCTCTTTCCAAGGACAAGTTTTTGGTCCTTGATTCAGCTGGATTGTTACATGTATTCAGTCTTCAAAACAAAGAATTGCTCTCAGAAGCTACTAGCAAGAGATATAGTGGAAATCACACACACTGTTTGGATAATGCCATGAAAGTGCAGCTATTTGCTGTCTTTCCAAGTAGCTCTACAA AGACAGAAATCTTTTGGATTTCGGATGGTGGGCATTCCATACACATAATGTCAGCACTTGATGTTGAACCCCCCAACAGTGATAATGGAGGTGGTGATGGAGAAAGAGAATCAACAACCATTAAGCTCACAG CTATTGAAGCAATCTTTACAAGTGAAAAGGTTCAGGACATTGTGCCTATCTCCAAGGATTCAGTCCTTATCCTTGGTCAAG GCAACATGTTTTTGTATGGAACTTCTTGA
- the LOC4323884 gene encoding uncharacterized protein isoform X2, translated as MPPPPPPPPPPPPSPPRLPLTAHRLPLPPATSPPASLLLAPRPSPTRALALLFPDSSARLLPSLPPAASLPATAVPSPLAAAACFVLLLPSSHLLFLSAHPSPSSPAAHLRAYSLASGRFSPAPLSFKRQASASGLPLHGLPFGLGVRLAGGVNAVALLSLSAGQIWVLAPGMAADGRTVELHKCAVVELEPSRPVYAMEVAMGRLLLGEAGGLRVFPLQGLMKSGKERQVRKEGAGAAVRKSLHKKNGIRNGFIVPIGHGGSEGGGKREAVSTRKLATLRVKQTSGSYFSFFSSCSSEDHHNSQGAVEVKNVVKVVSIRPLSKDKFLVLDSAGLLHVFSLQNKELLSEATSKRYSGNHTHCLDNAMKVQLFAVFPSSSTKCLCRDRNLLDFGWWAFHTHNVST; from the exons atgccgcctccgcctcctcctccgccgccgccgccgccgtctcctcctcgccttcctctcaccgcccaccgcctccctctcccgcccGCGACCTCGCCCCCCGCCTcgctcctcctcgcgccgcgcccttCCCCCACCCGCGCGCTCGCGCTCCTCTTCCCGGACTcctccgcgcgcctcctcccctccctgccgcccgccgcctcgctccccgccaccgccgtcccctccccgctcgccgctgccgcctgctTCGTGCTCCTGCTGccctcctcccacctcctcttcctctccgcgcacccgtccccttcctcccccgcggcccaccTCCGCGCCTACTCCCTCGCCTCCGGCCGCTTCTCGCCCGCCCCGCTCTCCTTCAAGCGCCAGGCCTCCGCCTCGGGGCTGCCCCTGCACGGCCTCCCGTTCGGCCTCGgcgtccgcctcgccggcggggtCAACGCCGTGGCTCTGCTGTCCCTCTCCGCCGGGCAGATCTGGGTGCTAGCCCCAGGGATGGCTGCGGACGGGCGCACGGTGGAGCTGCACAAGTGCGCGGTCGTCGAGCTCGAGCCGTCGCGGCCGGTGTACGCCATGGAGGTTGCCATGGGGAGGCTGCTCCTCGGTGAGGCTGGTGGTTTGCGCGTGTTCCCGCTACAAGGCTTGATGAAGAGTGGGAAAGAGAGGCAGGTGAGGAAGGAGGGTGCGGGGGCAGCAGTAAGGAAGAGCCTGCACAAGAAGAATGGAATTCGGAATGGTTTTATTGTGCCAATTGGGCATGGCGGTAGCGAGGGAGGTGGCAAACGAGAAGCTGTTTCCACTC GTAAGCTGGCAACTTTGAGAGTAAAACAGACTTCAGGGAGctatttctctttcttttcctcaTGTAGTTCTGAGGATCATCATAACTCACAAGGTGCCGTAGAAGTGAAAAATGTAGTGAAAGTTGTTTCAATCCGTCCTCTTTCCAAGGACAAGTTTTTGGTCCTTGATTCAGCTGGATTGTTACATGTATTCAGTCTTCAAAACAAAGAATTGCTCTCAGAAGCTACTAGCAAGAGATATAGTGGAAATCACACACACTGTTTGGATAATGCCATGAAAGTGCAGCTATTTGCTGTCTTTCCAAGTAGCTCTACAA AGTGCTTGTGCAGAGACAGAAATCTTTTGGATTTCGGATGGTGGGCATTCCATACACATAATGTCAGCACTTGA
- the LOC4323885 gene encoding uncharacterized protein isoform X2 produces the protein MEFEADGARWPEPRGDAAGAPPLERGDAPSPRFDSSRALRLLRELGSNVTEDLVVLMPNLLSFLKHDDPVVVNQSIASGTNLFAAVLEEMTLQINKCGRVDAWLEEMWAWTKQFKDAVHNLIHESVPVATKLFAVKFIETWILCFAPQSKSDRMQPTEGRNRRLFDSSRLSQFHPSLNPAVLEADANRALILLVDILQSACAHQGSFLVGTINSLAAIAKNRPVYYERILPVLLGFDPSLEVAKGAHPASLRYSLKTAFLGFLRSPCQAMIESKDTLVRQLRVLSPGEATEQIIRQVEKMTRNIERASRASKDEPSTLDMPYGDVSRKYPAARSSDAFATADGVAKRARFDTSAALNPPFQGASDYSNMQVDNEANVDHSSDPALLNCDMSPVEKMIEMIGALLAEGERGAESLGILISTVEADVMADIVIETMKHLPETSILLATSNNGQQKKIQSSSSPLTENLPANSHSMPYSTQFALPADGVSMSMSDVPVVSGVHDSKRDPRRDPRRLDPRRTVAPAATSSIHVKGETTGVHQTNNLSNVPYPVSGKVENSLDYSGDLSKNEDVQQTSCQPNQSLPKENSEILDDALELEPKFEVQALADVGFHSSGVDKEMVNPLSPEATSNNELDSVELEVDPFSPVLKASTLEDTTNHDLPVLPSHLELSDDEKILLHKLAIRRIIDDYKKNSVNTRFSLLAHLIAQSTADDNIMDLIQRHIIYHYHDQGHELAMHVLYQLHSVSVADSPESTLPASKNYENFFISLARSLIHSLPASDKSFSKFLCDAPYLPESMLKLLEDICVSQGNSQQTKDSDGDRVTQGLGTVWSLILARPPLRQDCLDIALKCAIHSQDEVRGKAVRLVTKKLYELTYASERVEQFAIDSLLAIANKHGVETDINFTSLKESSPEFEAGSQETSVSGSHISDAEPSESTCNKTDLVSPKQSAVSVSEAKRHTSLFFALCTKRPILLQHLFNVYGRSPKVVKQCIHWHIPNLVRNLGSSCSEMLAIIHNPPEGSEELVTLILQTLTEDSTPSAELVAAVKHLYKTKLKDASILIPLLSSFPKEEVLPIFPRLVDLPPDRFQDALARILQGSAHTGPALTPAEVLIAIHDINPEKDRVALKKVTDACTACFEQRTVFTQQVLEKSLNKLVDNVPIPLLFMRTVIQALDAFPALVDFVMEILSRLVNKQIWKMPKLWVGFLKLAYQTQPRSFDVILQLPPPQLEIALNKYPNLRTPLCSFVNQRNMHSILPRQILKVLGFINEPHQAPIPFVPAAMQTADATSSLPGATLM, from the exons ATGGAGTTCGAGGCGGACGGCGCCCGGTGGCCGGAGCCGCGAGGCGACGCTGCCGgggcgccgccgctggagcGTGGCGATGCGCCTTCCCCTCGCTTCGATTCGTCTCGTGCCCTAAG ATTGCTGAGAGAGCTTGGCTCAAATGTAACAGAAGATTTGGTTGTGCTGATGCCAAATTTGCTATCATTTCTGAAACATGATGATCCTGTGGTTGTTAATCAATCCATAGCTAGTGGGACAAATTTATTTGCTGCTGTATTGGAAGAGATGACACTTCAG ATTAATAAGTGTGGAAGGGTTGATGCTTGGCTTGAAGAGATGTGGGCTTGGACGAAGCAGTTTAAAGATGCAGTCCATAATCTGATCCATGAG TCTGTCCCAGTTGCTACTAAACTGTTTGCTGTAAAGTTCATTGAAACATGGATCCTGTGTTTCGCACCTCAATCCAAAAGTGACCGGATGCAGCCAACTGAAG GAAGGAACAGGAGGTTGTTTGATAGTTCAAGATTATCTCAATTCCATCCCAGCCTTAACCCTGCTGTTCTCGAAGCTGATGCAAACAGGGCTCTCATCCTCCTTGTGGATATACTGCAGTCAGCTTGTGCTCATCAAGGATCCTTCCTAGTTGGCACCATTAATTC TCTTGCAGCTATTGCAAAGAATAGACCTGTTTACTACGAACGCATACTGCCAGTGCTACTTGGTTTTGACCCTAGTTTGGAGGTTGCAAAAGGAGCTCATCCTGCAAGTCTGCGGTATTCCCTGAAAACAGCTTTTTTAGGGTTTCTAAGGAGTCCTTGCCAGGCAATGATTGAG TCCAAGGATACTCTGGTAAGGCAGCTTCGTGTTCTGAGCCCTGGTGAAGCAACAGAACAGATTATTAGGCAAGTAGAGAAGATGACTAGAAATATTGAGCGCGCTTCTCGTGCTAGCAAG GATGAACCTTCAACGTTGGATATGCCTTACGGAGATGTTAGTCGGAAATATCCTGCTGCCAGATCAAGTGATGCTTTTGCTACAGCTGATGGCGTAGCTAAAAGAGCAAGATTTGATACCTCTGCTGCTTTAAACCCACCATTTCAGGGAGCATCTGATTATTCTAATATGCAGGTTGACAATGAAGCGAATGTGGATCATTCCTCTGATCCAGCTCTCTTGAATTGTGATATGTCTCCTGTTGAGAAGATGATTGAAATGATTGGTGCTTTACTTGCTGAAGGGGAAAGAGGAGCTGAATCCCTTGGCATTCTCATCTCAACAGTAGAAGCAGATGTCATGGCTGACATTGTAATAGAAACAATGAAACATCTACCTGAAACTTCAATTCTATTAGCTACCAGCAACAATGGCCAGCAAAAGAAAATTCAATCTTCCTCCAGTCCCCTGACAGAAAACTTGCCAGCAAACTCCCACTCAATGCCCTACAGTACGCAGTTTGCACTTCCTGCAGATGGAGTCAGCATGTCAATGTCAGATGTGCCTGTTGTGTCTGGCGTTCATGATTCTAAGCGTGACCCAAGAAGA GATCCTCGTCGCCTTGATCCTCGTCGGACAGTTGCCCCTGCAGCCACTAGTTCCATACATGTGAAGGGGGAAACCACCGGCGTGCATCAGACAAATAACTTGTCAAATGTACCTTATCCTGTTTCAGGGAAGGTTGAAAACTCTTTAGACTATTCAGGAGACCTATCTAAAAATGAAGACGTGCAGCAAACATCTTGTCAACCCAATCAATCACTCCCAAAGGAAAATAGTGAGATTTTGGATGATGCCTTGGAACTGGAGCCGAAATTTGAAGTGCAGGCATTAGCAGATGTTGGATTTCATTCTTCTGGTGTTGATAAAGAGATGGTCAATCCATTGTCTCCAGAAGCTACTTCAAACAATGAATTGGATAGCGTGGAATTGGAGGTTGATCCATTTTCCCCAGTTTTGAAGGCATCAACGCTGGAGGATACTACTAATCATGATTTGCCAGTTCTTCCATCTCATCTGGAATTAAGTGACGATGAGAAAATCTTGTTGCACAAATTAGCAATTAGACGGATAATCGATGATTACAAGAAAAACAGCGTTAACACAAGATTTTCCCTCCTTGCTCATTTGATTGCCCAG AGTACTGCTGATGACAATATTATGGATTTGATTCAGAGACACATTATATACCATTATCATGATCAG GGTCATGAACTGGCAATGCATGTGCTGTATCAGCTGCACAGTGTGAGTGTTGCTGATTCACCAGAAAGCACCTTACCTGCTTCTAAAAATTATGAGAACTTCTTTATATCACTT GCAAGGTCCTTGATTCACTCGCTACCTGCTTCAGACAAATCTTTTAGCAAATTTCTGTGTGATGCACCATACTTGCCTGAGTCTATGCTTAAATTACTGGAGGATATTTGTGTGTCACAAGGCAACAGCCAGCAAACAAAGGACAGTGATGGTGATCGTGTCACCCAAGGCCTTGGAACCGTGTGGAGTCTTATCTTAGCACGGCCTCCACTTCGACAAGATTGCTTAGATATTGCTCTTAAG TGTGCCATTCACTCTCAAGATGAAGTCAGGGGAAAGGCAGTTAGATTG GTTACAAAAAAACTCTATGAACTAACATACGCATCAGAAAGAGTTGAGCAGTTTGCCATCGACAGTCTTTTGGCAATTGCTAATAAACATGGTGTGGAGACGGACATTAATTTCACATCCTTGAAAGAATCTTCACCTGAG TTTGAGGCAGGCAGCCAGGAAACTTCGGTTAGTGGCTCCCATATTTCAGATGCTGAACCTTCTGAAAGTACATGCAATAAGACCGATTTGGTTTCACCTAAGCAATCTGCAGTATCTGTATCTGAGGCCAAACGCCATACTTCATTGTTCTTTGCACTTTGCACGAAG AGGCCCATTCTTCTTCAACATCTGTTCAATGTTTATGGAAGGTCTCCAAAAGTTGTCAAGCAG TGTATCCATTGGCATATACCCAATCTTGTAAGAAACCTGGGATCCTCATGTTCTGAGATGCTGGCTATTATTCATAACCCACCTGAAGGCAGTGAAGAGCTTGTTACCTTG ATATTGCAAACTCTGACAGAAGATTCAACTCCTTCAGCCGAACTTGTAGCGGCAGTTAAACATCTATATAAAACCAAGCTGAAG GATGCATCTATTCTCATTCCGTTGTTATCCTCATTTCCAAAGGAAGAG GTGCTGCCCATATTTCCAAGACTAGTTGATCTCCCACCTGATAGATTCCAAGATGCACTTGCTCGGATATTGCAG GGATCTGCTCATACTGGTCCGGCTTTAACCCCTGCTGAAGTTCTTATAGCCATTCATGATATTAATCCTGAAAAGGATAGAGTTGCCCTGAAGAAG gTCACTGATGCTTGCACAGCTTGCTTTGAACAGCGCACGGTATTTACTCAGCAAGTTTTGGAGAAGTCACTGAATAAATTG GTTGACAATGTACCAATTCCACTTCTTTTCATGAGAACAGTTATTCAAGCACTTGATGCTTTCCCAGCTTTG gTTGATTTTGTCATGGAAATACTCTCCAGGCTTGTTAATAAGCAG ATATGGAAAATGCCAAAGCTGTGGGTTGGGTTCTTAAAATTGGCATATCAGACTCAGCCACGCTCGTTTGATGTTATTTTGCAG TTACCTCCACCCCAGCTTGAAATAGCTTTGAATAAGTACCCCAATCTACGAACTCCTCTTTGTTCCTTTGTTAATCAGCGGAACATGCACAGCATCTTGCCCAG ACAGATTTTGAAAGTTCTGGGCTTCATCAATGAACCGCACCAGGCACCAATTCCATTTGTGCCTGCTGCAATGCAAACGGCAGATGCAACCTCCTCTCTTCCTGGTGCAACTCTTATGTGA
- the LOC4323885 gene encoding uncharacterized protein isoform X1 produces MEFEADGARWPEPRGDAAGAPPLERGDAPSPRFDSSRALRLLRELGSNVTEDLVVLMPNLLSFLKHDDPVVVNQSIASGTNLFAAVLEEMTLQINKCGRVDAWLEEMWAWTKQFKDAVHNLIHESVPVATKLFAVKFIETWILCFAPQSKSDRMQPTEGRNRRLFDSSRLSQFHPSLNPAVLEADANRALILLVDILQSACAHQGSFLVGTINSLAAIAKNRPVYYERILPVLLGFDPSLEVAKGAHPASLRYSLKTAFLGFLRSPCQAMIESKDTLVRQLRVLSPGEATEQIIRQVEKMTRNIERASRASKDEPSTLDMPYGDVSRKYPAARSSDAFATADGVAKRARFDTSAALNPPFQGASDYSNMQVDNEANVDHSSDPALLNCDMSPVEKMIEMIGALLAEGERGAESLGILISTVEADVMADIVIETMKHLPETSILLATSNNGQQKKIQSSSSPLTENLPANSHSMPYSTQFALPADGVSMSMSDVPVVSGVHDSKRDPRRDPRRLDPRRTVAPAATSSIHVKGETTGVHQTNNLSNVPYPVSGKVENSLDYSGDLSKNEDVQQTSCQPNQSLPKENSEILDDALELEPKFEVQALADVGFHSSGVDKEMVNPLSPEATSNNELDSVELEVDPFSPVLKASTLEDTTNHDLPVLPSHLELSDDEKILLHKLAIRRIIDDYKKNSVNTRFSLLAHLIAQSTADDNIMDLIQRHIIYHYHDQGHELAMHVLYQLHSVSVADSPESTLPASKNYENFFISLARSLIHSLPASDKSFSKFLCDAPYLPESMLKLLEDICVSQGNSQQTKDSDGDRVTQGLGTVWSLILARPPLRQDCLDIALKCAIHSQDEVRGKAVRLVTKKLYELTYASERVEQFAIDSLLAIANKHGVETDINFTSLKESSPEQFEAGSQETSVSGSHISDAEPSESTCNKTDLVSPKQSAVSVSEAKRHTSLFFALCTKRPILLQHLFNVYGRSPKVVKQCIHWHIPNLVRNLGSSCSEMLAIIHNPPEGSEELVTLILQTLTEDSTPSAELVAAVKHLYKTKLKDASILIPLLSSFPKEEVLPIFPRLVDLPPDRFQDALARILQGSAHTGPALTPAEVLIAIHDINPEKDRVALKKVTDACTACFEQRTVFTQQVLEKSLNKLVDNVPIPLLFMRTVIQALDAFPALVDFVMEILSRLVNKQIWKMPKLWVGFLKLAYQTQPRSFDVILQLPPPQLEIALNKYPNLRTPLCSFVNQRNMHSILPRQILKVLGFINEPHQAPIPFVPAAMQTADATSSLPGATLM; encoded by the exons ATGGAGTTCGAGGCGGACGGCGCCCGGTGGCCGGAGCCGCGAGGCGACGCTGCCGgggcgccgccgctggagcGTGGCGATGCGCCTTCCCCTCGCTTCGATTCGTCTCGTGCCCTAAG ATTGCTGAGAGAGCTTGGCTCAAATGTAACAGAAGATTTGGTTGTGCTGATGCCAAATTTGCTATCATTTCTGAAACATGATGATCCTGTGGTTGTTAATCAATCCATAGCTAGTGGGACAAATTTATTTGCTGCTGTATTGGAAGAGATGACACTTCAG ATTAATAAGTGTGGAAGGGTTGATGCTTGGCTTGAAGAGATGTGGGCTTGGACGAAGCAGTTTAAAGATGCAGTCCATAATCTGATCCATGAG TCTGTCCCAGTTGCTACTAAACTGTTTGCTGTAAAGTTCATTGAAACATGGATCCTGTGTTTCGCACCTCAATCCAAAAGTGACCGGATGCAGCCAACTGAAG GAAGGAACAGGAGGTTGTTTGATAGTTCAAGATTATCTCAATTCCATCCCAGCCTTAACCCTGCTGTTCTCGAAGCTGATGCAAACAGGGCTCTCATCCTCCTTGTGGATATACTGCAGTCAGCTTGTGCTCATCAAGGATCCTTCCTAGTTGGCACCATTAATTC TCTTGCAGCTATTGCAAAGAATAGACCTGTTTACTACGAACGCATACTGCCAGTGCTACTTGGTTTTGACCCTAGTTTGGAGGTTGCAAAAGGAGCTCATCCTGCAAGTCTGCGGTATTCCCTGAAAACAGCTTTTTTAGGGTTTCTAAGGAGTCCTTGCCAGGCAATGATTGAG TCCAAGGATACTCTGGTAAGGCAGCTTCGTGTTCTGAGCCCTGGTGAAGCAACAGAACAGATTATTAGGCAAGTAGAGAAGATGACTAGAAATATTGAGCGCGCTTCTCGTGCTAGCAAG GATGAACCTTCAACGTTGGATATGCCTTACGGAGATGTTAGTCGGAAATATCCTGCTGCCAGATCAAGTGATGCTTTTGCTACAGCTGATGGCGTAGCTAAAAGAGCAAGATTTGATACCTCTGCTGCTTTAAACCCACCATTTCAGGGAGCATCTGATTATTCTAATATGCAGGTTGACAATGAAGCGAATGTGGATCATTCCTCTGATCCAGCTCTCTTGAATTGTGATATGTCTCCTGTTGAGAAGATGATTGAAATGATTGGTGCTTTACTTGCTGAAGGGGAAAGAGGAGCTGAATCCCTTGGCATTCTCATCTCAACAGTAGAAGCAGATGTCATGGCTGACATTGTAATAGAAACAATGAAACATCTACCTGAAACTTCAATTCTATTAGCTACCAGCAACAATGGCCAGCAAAAGAAAATTCAATCTTCCTCCAGTCCCCTGACAGAAAACTTGCCAGCAAACTCCCACTCAATGCCCTACAGTACGCAGTTTGCACTTCCTGCAGATGGAGTCAGCATGTCAATGTCAGATGTGCCTGTTGTGTCTGGCGTTCATGATTCTAAGCGTGACCCAAGAAGA GATCCTCGTCGCCTTGATCCTCGTCGGACAGTTGCCCCTGCAGCCACTAGTTCCATACATGTGAAGGGGGAAACCACCGGCGTGCATCAGACAAATAACTTGTCAAATGTACCTTATCCTGTTTCAGGGAAGGTTGAAAACTCTTTAGACTATTCAGGAGACCTATCTAAAAATGAAGACGTGCAGCAAACATCTTGTCAACCCAATCAATCACTCCCAAAGGAAAATAGTGAGATTTTGGATGATGCCTTGGAACTGGAGCCGAAATTTGAAGTGCAGGCATTAGCAGATGTTGGATTTCATTCTTCTGGTGTTGATAAAGAGATGGTCAATCCATTGTCTCCAGAAGCTACTTCAAACAATGAATTGGATAGCGTGGAATTGGAGGTTGATCCATTTTCCCCAGTTTTGAAGGCATCAACGCTGGAGGATACTACTAATCATGATTTGCCAGTTCTTCCATCTCATCTGGAATTAAGTGACGATGAGAAAATCTTGTTGCACAAATTAGCAATTAGACGGATAATCGATGATTACAAGAAAAACAGCGTTAACACAAGATTTTCCCTCCTTGCTCATTTGATTGCCCAG AGTACTGCTGATGACAATATTATGGATTTGATTCAGAGACACATTATATACCATTATCATGATCAG GGTCATGAACTGGCAATGCATGTGCTGTATCAGCTGCACAGTGTGAGTGTTGCTGATTCACCAGAAAGCACCTTACCTGCTTCTAAAAATTATGAGAACTTCTTTATATCACTT GCAAGGTCCTTGATTCACTCGCTACCTGCTTCAGACAAATCTTTTAGCAAATTTCTGTGTGATGCACCATACTTGCCTGAGTCTATGCTTAAATTACTGGAGGATATTTGTGTGTCACAAGGCAACAGCCAGCAAACAAAGGACAGTGATGGTGATCGTGTCACCCAAGGCCTTGGAACCGTGTGGAGTCTTATCTTAGCACGGCCTCCACTTCGACAAGATTGCTTAGATATTGCTCTTAAG TGTGCCATTCACTCTCAAGATGAAGTCAGGGGAAAGGCAGTTAGATTG GTTACAAAAAAACTCTATGAACTAACATACGCATCAGAAAGAGTTGAGCAGTTTGCCATCGACAGTCTTTTGGCAATTGCTAATAAACATGGTGTGGAGACGGACATTAATTTCACATCCTTGAAAGAATCTTCACCTGAG caGTTTGAGGCAGGCAGCCAGGAAACTTCGGTTAGTGGCTCCCATATTTCAGATGCTGAACCTTCTGAAAGTACATGCAATAAGACCGATTTGGTTTCACCTAAGCAATCTGCAGTATCTGTATCTGAGGCCAAACGCCATACTTCATTGTTCTTTGCACTTTGCACGAAG AGGCCCATTCTTCTTCAACATCTGTTCAATGTTTATGGAAGGTCTCCAAAAGTTGTCAAGCAG TGTATCCATTGGCATATACCCAATCTTGTAAGAAACCTGGGATCCTCATGTTCTGAGATGCTGGCTATTATTCATAACCCACCTGAAGGCAGTGAAGAGCTTGTTACCTTG ATATTGCAAACTCTGACAGAAGATTCAACTCCTTCAGCCGAACTTGTAGCGGCAGTTAAACATCTATATAAAACCAAGCTGAAG GATGCATCTATTCTCATTCCGTTGTTATCCTCATTTCCAAAGGAAGAG GTGCTGCCCATATTTCCAAGACTAGTTGATCTCCCACCTGATAGATTCCAAGATGCACTTGCTCGGATATTGCAG GGATCTGCTCATACTGGTCCGGCTTTAACCCCTGCTGAAGTTCTTATAGCCATTCATGATATTAATCCTGAAAAGGATAGAGTTGCCCTGAAGAAG gTCACTGATGCTTGCACAGCTTGCTTTGAACAGCGCACGGTATTTACTCAGCAAGTTTTGGAGAAGTCACTGAATAAATTG GTTGACAATGTACCAATTCCACTTCTTTTCATGAGAACAGTTATTCAAGCACTTGATGCTTTCCCAGCTTTG gTTGATTTTGTCATGGAAATACTCTCCAGGCTTGTTAATAAGCAG ATATGGAAAATGCCAAAGCTGTGGGTTGGGTTCTTAAAATTGGCATATCAGACTCAGCCACGCTCGTTTGATGTTATTTTGCAG TTACCTCCACCCCAGCTTGAAATAGCTTTGAATAAGTACCCCAATCTACGAACTCCTCTTTGTTCCTTTGTTAATCAGCGGAACATGCACAGCATCTTGCCCAG ACAGATTTTGAAAGTTCTGGGCTTCATCAATGAACCGCACCAGGCACCAATTCCATTTGTGCCTGCTGCAATGCAAACGGCAGATGCAACCTCCTCTCTTCCTGGTGCAACTCTTATGTGA